The Candidatus Trichorickettsia mobilis genome has a segment encoding these proteins:
- a CDS encoding AAA family ATPase — MIITVGSNKGGTGKTTTATNIAVALASKEKDVCLIDADFQRSSSKWYQDRQESQIFPTITLVEKYDNISNTIEELNKKFDYIIVDVAGRNSREMITGISVSDILLAPHQASQLDLDTIQELHEQITRVKDLNPNLVSYILHTIASTNPTVKTNERKEFEDYLHDFPSLILLDTCLYYRKIYRDVMPCGKSVIESNNILAKNEILELIDEVLKK, encoded by the coding sequence ATGATAATAACGGTCGGCAGTAATAAAGGCGGGACAGGCAAGACTACAACCGCTACTAATATAGCTGTAGCTCTAGCCTCAAAAGAAAAGGATGTTTGCTTAATTGACGCAGATTTTCAACGATCTTCTTCTAAATGGTATCAAGATCGACAAGAATCTCAAATTTTTCCGACTATCACATTGGTAGAAAAGTATGACAATATTTCTAACACTATTGAGGAATTAAATAAAAAATTTGATTACATAATAGTAGATGTCGCTGGAAGAAATAGTAGAGAAATGATTACTGGTATTAGCGTATCAGACATTTTATTAGCCCCTCATCAAGCAAGCCAATTAGACCTCGATACAATACAGGAATTACATGAACAAATAACAAGAGTGAAAGACTTAAATCCCAACCTTGTTTCCTATATATTACATACTATAGCTAGCACTAATCCGACTGTAAAAACAAATGAAAGAAAAGAATTTGAAGATTATTTACATGATTTTCCTTCTCTTATTTTACTTGACACTTGTTTGTATTATAGAAAAATTTATAGAGATGTAATGCCCTGTGGTAAATCGGTAATAGAGTCAAATAACATACTAGCAAAAAATGAAATTCTCGAATTAATTGATGAAGTACTTAAAAAATGA